A genomic window from Variovorax paradoxus includes:
- a CDS encoding non-ribosomal peptide synthetase, giving the protein METTATRRIAERFSRLSTEQRRVVYEGIRSKGLTLDQFPILPRENAAQDRCHVSYAQQRQWFLWQLDPQSTAYHISDALKLTGALDVDAVRTSFKALVARHESLRTVFRADADGLAEQVIREDGELDFSLLDLSLTDADAREAMAREAAHRIGNTPFDLTQGPLLRVALIRLAPEAHVLVLVMHHIVSDGGSLQIIVDEFVAQYRACVQHEAVALQAMPIQYADYAVWQRHWLEAGEQERQLAYWKAQLGATQPVLQLPLDRARRPDARYGAAAHRVELPVSLVQGLQKRARSQGGTVFMVLLAGFQVLLGRYSGQQDIRVGVPIANRHRVETEGVVGFFVNTQVLRAVVDNRTSLLQVLAQTHEAALGAQMHQDLPFEQLVEALQPERIPGIQPLFQVLFNHQRADFSGLEGLTGFALEPYDLGAQAAQFELMLVTDESPDGRLHAKFSYAAELFDASTIERMACHYLAVLQALADHPEQAVGEVTLLSEVERAQLAAWGASSQSFPDATPVHRLIERQAAEQPEAAALVFGDETLSYGELNARANRLAHHLIAQGVKAETKVGIAVERSIEMVVGLLGILKAGGAYVPMDPEYPAERLAYMAQDSGVALLLTQSHLQSQVPGAEGLRVLALDTLDLDAQPASDPQVALHGENLAYVIYTSGSTGRPKGAQMSHRNVTRLLGATDGWFRFGRQDTWTLFHSYAFDFSVWEIFGALCTGGKLVIVPFWVSRSPEDFLQLLRAQKVTVLNQTPSAFGQLISLPQAYEAGQERLALRAVIFGGEALDPQRLRQWIEHQGDESPQLVNMYGITETTVHVTYRRITAADLGRQRSPVGLAIPDLGLRVLDAHLNPVPVGVAGELHVFGAGLARGYLHRAGLTSERFVAGADGERLYRTGDLVRWNNEGQLEYLGRIDHQVKVRGFRIELGEIEAQLLALPEVREAVVVADEGPAGTRLVGYVSPHAGQAIDVAQLKEQLGQALPDYMVPAAIVVLQGLPLNTNGKVDRKALPAAEFASEQAYEAPEGEVEERLAAIWAEVLGVARVGRQDSFFELGGHSLLALRLLERMRAQGWTAQVRTLFQQPRLGAFAQALAQEPVRREVIVPPNGIPADCSAIQPEMLTLVALDARQIARIEAAVPGGAANIQDIYPLVPMQEGMLFHHMLQTEGDAYITLNRLSFESRERLEHFVASFNEVIARHDILRTAVMWEDLPEPVQVVHRKALLELQWLADAGPTGASAAARLDAHVDPARYRIDVRKAPMLRAIAAHDTDNGRWLLQLANHHLVVDHTTLELVVEEIALIQQGRKAELSTPVPFRRFVGQARLDLSQAEHKAFFSRMLADVEEPTAPFGLLDVQGDGTRVREVSLALDARLALQVRRQAQRHGVSAAALFHLAWALVVSKTTGRDDVVFGTVLFGRMQGGANADRALGMFINTLPVRVRLGTQGVQACVRQTHAALIELMHHEYASLSLAQRCSGLPERMPLFTALLNYRYGAQQGKAAQKGPLWEGMEILGSRERTNYPIEMSVDDLGEGFGLVAQIHEAVDAGRVCDLMVAAVEAVAQGLSLQPDWPVCELGVMSDGEQRQLAAWGENIMRYAGDVLVHRLIERQVATHRDAVALVFGDEMLSYGELNARANRLAHHLIALGVKPETKVGIAVERSIDMVVGVLAILKAGGAYVPLDPEYPVDRLAYMVADSGIALLLTQSHLRTLVPGAEALQVLALDTLDTGGCSDADPQIALGGENLAYVIYTSGSTGKPKGVMVRHLSLSHFMQSMKDAPGMTQDDVLVAVTSLSFDIAALELYLPLLSGARLVLASRDVVRSGSALGKLMDDCGATVLQSTPAGWRLLRATGWNGGRLANFKGLCGGEALQEDLAQDLRAIGVELWNMYGPTETTIWSTAVEVRGKPRIGGPIAATTLHVLDGFLNPTPVGVPGELFLGGIGLARGYFQRAGLTSERFIAAKDGQRLYRTGDLVRWNAEGQLEYLGRIDHQVKVRGFRIELGEIEAQLLAQSEVREAVVVARESASGAFLVAYIALQTEQAVETATLRDRLAVALPDYMVPAAIVVLERLPLNGNGKVDRKALPEAEFTSDRAYEAPEGEMEQKLAAIWAEVLGVSRVGRHDSFFELGGHSLLAAQLASRARVDGGFDLPLRKIFEHPVLRDLANVARQTRHGTSLSSQAPVLQPVERVADMRLSPAQQRLWLVNRLSDASTGKHSAYNISAALRLSGALDVDLVRATLDAIVQRHEVLRTCFPENDDGDPVARIAPESELVVPLTDISHLSGEFRATAMNDALTAHAGTAFDLTTRPAFAAAVLRLQPEEHVLLLCVHHIVFDGWSEAVFIQDFMALYAALREGRGSPLAPLAIQYADYADWHHRKLAQNLAQDTAFWRDYLDAAPAVSTLKPDRTRPPVASVAGDTVGIDIGRELAQALQGLAQKQKTSLYVLLLSAFLLVLHRQAASDDLVVGTDVAGRDHPALEDLIGFFVSVVPLRSRLLPELPFVQWLSTVKESTLSAFEHQDVPFDQIVELVGAPRSRQHNPLVQVLFVMQNMPEERFEIPGVVIEPIAKPGTTSKFDLAVFVSENESGLRAEWTFASSLYLRETIERASAAWRDLLQQVVATPNGVLESFVIQSNPERKTMSSTSPALGKLQKLKKFADKDRDIQSAPRSPVRTSFLSDQRAFPLVIEATSSDIDAVAWAREQRDYIEASLRKHGGILLRNFGLRTPQEFEAFAEVIEPELYGGYGDLPKKEGGRNTYRSTPYPERQMILYHNESSHLDRWPRKQWFFCELPSPVGGATPIVDCREMLRHLPVDMVAEFERKELLYVRTFVPRFDVSWQDFFKTDSKAEVEARLALAGTAWRWLDEETLQTRTRCPAVITHPVTGERVFFNQIQLHHVSCLEADVREDLLVMAGGLDRLPRHVTYGDGTPIDDETMAIVGRAYEACAVRFDWRQGDVVMLDNMLAAHARDPYEGPRKIVVAMGAMFDRAAQQPVVSEG; this is encoded by the coding sequence ATGGAAACCACAGCAACCCGTCGCATCGCCGAGCGCTTCTCCCGGTTGTCGACCGAGCAGCGCCGCGTGGTGTACGAGGGGATCCGTTCCAAGGGTCTGACGCTCGACCAGTTTCCCATCCTCCCGCGCGAAAACGCGGCGCAGGACCGCTGCCATGTCTCCTACGCGCAGCAGCGCCAGTGGTTCCTGTGGCAGCTCGATCCGCAGAGCACGGCCTATCACATCAGCGACGCGCTCAAGCTCACGGGCGCACTGGATGTGGACGCGGTACGCACGAGCTTCAAGGCATTGGTGGCGCGCCATGAATCGTTGCGTACGGTGTTTCGCGCCGATGCCGACGGGCTCGCCGAGCAGGTGATTCGCGAAGACGGCGAACTCGACTTCTCGCTGCTGGACCTCAGCCTGACGGACGCCGACGCCCGCGAAGCGATGGCCCGCGAAGCAGCACACCGCATCGGCAACACGCCCTTCGACCTGACGCAAGGACCGCTGCTGAGGGTGGCGCTGATCCGCCTGGCGCCCGAGGCGCACGTGCTGGTGCTGGTGATGCACCACATCGTCTCGGACGGCGGGTCGCTGCAGATCATCGTGGACGAGTTTGTGGCTCAGTACCGCGCCTGCGTGCAGCACGAAGCGGTGGCGCTGCAGGCAATGCCGATCCAGTACGCCGACTACGCCGTGTGGCAGCGCCACTGGCTGGAGGCCGGCGAGCAGGAGCGCCAGCTCGCCTACTGGAAGGCGCAGCTCGGCGCGACGCAGCCGGTGCTGCAACTGCCGCTCGACCGCGCCCGAAGGCCCGATGCCCGGTATGGCGCGGCCGCCCATCGGGTCGAGTTGCCCGTGTCGCTTGTTCAAGGCCTGCAGAAGCGGGCCCGGAGCCAGGGGGGCACGGTGTTCATGGTGCTGCTGGCCGGCTTCCAGGTGCTGCTCGGTCGCTACAGCGGCCAGCAAGACATTCGCGTGGGCGTGCCGATTGCGAACCGCCACCGTGTGGAGACTGAAGGCGTCGTCGGCTTTTTCGTCAACACACAGGTGCTGCGCGCCGTGGTCGACAACCGCACCAGCCTGTTGCAGGTGCTGGCGCAGACGCACGAGGCGGCATTGGGCGCGCAGATGCATCAGGACCTGCCGTTCGAGCAATTGGTCGAGGCACTGCAGCCCGAGCGCATTCCGGGAATCCAGCCGCTGTTCCAGGTGCTGTTCAATCATCAGCGCGCGGATTTCTCGGGACTGGAGGGGCTGACGGGGTTTGCGCTGGAGCCCTACGACCTGGGTGCCCAGGCCGCGCAGTTCGAGCTGATGCTGGTCACCGACGAGAGTCCCGATGGCCGGCTGCATGCGAAGTTCAGCTATGCGGCGGAGCTGTTCGATGCCTCGACCATCGAGCGCATGGCCTGCCATTACCTGGCGGTGCTGCAGGCACTGGCGGACCACCCCGAACAGGCCGTGGGCGAGGTGACGTTGTTGAGCGAAGTCGAACGCGCGCAGCTCGCGGCCTGGGGTGCCAGTTCGCAAAGCTTTCCGGATGCGACGCCGGTGCACCGGCTGATCGAACGGCAGGCTGCCGAGCAGCCCGAGGCGGCAGCGCTGGTGTTCGGCGACGAGACGCTGAGCTACGGCGAACTCAATGCCAGGGCCAACCGCCTCGCGCACCACCTGATCGCGCAGGGCGTCAAGGCGGAAACGAAGGTGGGGATCGCGGTGGAGCGTTCCATCGAAATGGTGGTAGGGCTGCTGGGCATCCTCAAGGCCGGCGGCGCTTATGTTCCGATGGACCCGGAGTACCCCGCGGAGCGGCTGGCCTACATGGCGCAGGACAGCGGCGTTGCGCTGCTGCTGACGCAAAGCCATCTGCAGTCGCAGGTGCCGGGCGCCGAGGGATTGCGCGTGCTGGCGCTCGACACGCTGGACCTGGACGCACAGCCCGCAAGCGACCCGCAGGTCGCGCTGCACGGCGAGAACCTCGCCTACGTGATCTACACCTCGGGCTCCACCGGCAGGCCCAAGGGCGCGCAGATGAGCCATCGCAACGTGACGCGGCTGCTCGGCGCGACTGACGGCTGGTTCCGGTTCGGCCGGCAAGACACCTGGACCCTTTTCCATTCCTATGCCTTCGATTTCTCGGTGTGGGAAATCTTCGGCGCGCTGTGCACCGGCGGCAAGCTGGTCATCGTGCCGTTCTGGGTCAGCCGGTCGCCCGAAGACTTCCTGCAACTGCTGCGGGCGCAGAAGGTGACGGTGCTCAACCAGACGCCTTCGGCGTTCGGCCAGTTGATCAGCCTGCCGCAGGCTTACGAGGCTGGCCAGGAGCGCCTGGCGCTGCGCGCGGTGATCTTCGGTGGAGAGGCCCTGGACCCGCAGCGGCTGCGCCAGTGGATCGAGCACCAAGGAGACGAAAGCCCGCAGCTGGTCAACATGTACGGGATCACCGAGACGACGGTACATGTGACCTACCGCCGCATCACGGCGGCAGACCTGGGCCGGCAGCGCAGTCCGGTGGGCCTTGCCATTCCGGACCTCGGGCTGCGGGTGCTCGATGCGCATCTGAACCCGGTGCCGGTCGGCGTGGCCGGCGAGTTGCATGTCTTCGGCGCCGGCCTCGCGCGCGGCTACCTGCACCGGGCTGGCCTGACGTCGGAACGCTTCGTCGCGGGAGCGGACGGAGAGCGGCTGTACCGCACGGGCGACCTGGTGCGCTGGAACAACGAGGGGCAGCTGGAGTACCTGGGCCGCATCGACCATCAGGTGAAGGTGCGGGGCTTCCGCATCGAGCTGGGGGAGATCGAGGCGCAACTGCTGGCGCTGCCCGAAGTGCGCGAGGCGGTTGTGGTGGCCGACGAAGGCCCAGCCGGCACGAGGCTGGTGGGCTACGTATCGCCGCATGCCGGCCAGGCGATCGACGTTGCGCAGCTGAAGGAGCAACTGGGCCAGGCGCTGCCCGACTACATGGTCCCCGCGGCAATCGTCGTGCTGCAAGGATTGCCGCTCAACACCAACGGCAAGGTAGACCGCAAGGCGCTGCCGGCCGCGGAGTTCGCGAGCGAGCAGGCGTACGAAGCGCCCGAGGGCGAGGTGGAAGAGAGGCTCGCCGCGATCTGGGCCGAGGTGCTGGGCGTGGCGCGTGTGGGGCGGCAGGACAGCTTCTTCGAACTCGGTGGCCATTCGCTGCTGGCGCTGCGGCTGTTGGAGCGCATGCGCGCCCAGGGCTGGACGGCACAGGTGCGCACGCTGTTCCAGCAGCCCCGGCTCGGCGCCTTCGCACAGGCGCTGGCGCAGGAGCCGGTGCGGCGGGAAGTGATTGTTCCGCCCAACGGCATTCCGGCGGATTGCAGTGCGATCCAGCCGGAGATGCTGACGCTTGTGGCGCTGGATGCGCGGCAGATTGCGCGCATCGAGGCGGCGGTGCCGGGCGGGGCGGCCAACATACAAGACATCTACCCGCTGGTGCCGATGCAGGAGGGGATGCTCTTCCACCACATGCTGCAGACCGAGGGTGACGCGTACATCACGCTGAACCGCCTGAGTTTCGAGAGCCGCGAAAGGCTCGAGCACTTCGTCGCCAGCTTCAACGAAGTGATCGCGCGCCATGACATCCTGCGAACGGCCGTGATGTGGGAAGACCTGCCCGAACCGGTGCAGGTGGTGCATCGCAAGGCGTTGCTCGAGCTCCAGTGGCTGGCAGATGCCGGGCCGACTGGTGCGAGCGCGGCCGCGCGGCTCGATGCGCACGTCGACCCGGCCCGCTACCGCATCGACGTGCGCAAGGCGCCGATGCTCAGGGCCATCGCCGCTCACGATACGGACAACGGCCGCTGGCTCCTTCAACTGGCGAACCATCACCTGGTGGTGGACCACACCACGCTGGAGCTGGTCGTCGAGGAAATCGCGCTGATCCAGCAAGGGCGAAAGGCCGAGCTGTCGACACCCGTGCCGTTCCGGCGCTTCGTCGGGCAGGCCAGGCTGGACCTGAGCCAGGCCGAGCACAAGGCCTTCTTCAGCCGGATGCTCGCCGATGTGGAGGAGCCGACAGCACCCTTCGGCCTGCTCGACGTGCAAGGCGATGGCACCCGTGTGCGGGAAGTCTCGCTCGCGCTGGACGCCCGACTCGCGTTGCAGGTCAGGCGGCAGGCACAGAGACATGGCGTGAGCGCCGCGGCGCTGTTCCACCTGGCCTGGGCGCTGGTGGTGAGCAAGACCACGGGCAGGGACGACGTGGTGTTCGGCACCGTGCTGTTCGGCCGCATGCAGGGCGGCGCGAATGCCGACCGGGCGCTGGGCATGTTCATCAACACGCTGCCCGTGCGCGTGCGGCTGGGAACGCAAGGCGTGCAGGCATGCGTGCGCCAGACGCATGCGGCGCTGATCGAGCTGATGCACCACGAATACGCCAGCCTCTCGCTGGCCCAGCGCTGCAGCGGACTGCCGGAGCGGATGCCACTGTTCACGGCGCTGCTGAACTACCGCTACGGCGCGCAGCAGGGCAAGGCGGCGCAGAAGGGCCCGCTCTGGGAGGGCATGGAGATCCTCGGCAGCAGGGAGCGCACCAACTACCCGATCGAGATGTCGGTGGACGACCTGGGCGAGGGCTTCGGGTTGGTCGCGCAGATTCACGAGGCCGTGGATGCCGGGCGCGTGTGCGACCTGATGGTTGCAGCTGTCGAGGCCGTGGCGCAGGGCCTGTCGCTGCAGCCCGACTGGCCGGTCTGCGAACTCGGGGTGATGTCCGATGGCGAGCAGCGCCAGCTTGCCGCGTGGGGTGAAAACATCATGCGGTACGCAGGAGACGTGCTGGTGCATCGGCTGATCGAACGTCAGGTCGCGACACATCGCGACGCGGTGGCGCTGGTCTTCGGCGACGAGATGCTGAGCTACGGCGAACTCAATGCGCGGGCCAACCGCCTCGCGCACCATCTGATCGCCCTGGGCGTGAAGCCGGAGACGAAGGTGGGGATTGCGGTGGAACGCTCCATCGACATGGTGGTCGGCGTCCTGGCGATCCTGAAGGCCGGCGGTGCATATGTGCCGCTGGACCCGGAGTACCCGGTGGACCGGCTGGCCTACATGGTGGCCGACAGCGGCATCGCGCTGCTGCTCACGCAGAGCCACCTGAGAACCCTGGTGCCGGGCGCCGAGGCGCTGCAGGTGCTGGCGCTGGACACGCTGGACACCGGCGGCTGCTCCGACGCAGACCCGCAGATCGCGCTCGGCGGCGAGAACCTGGCCTACGTCATCTACACCTCCGGCTCCACGGGAAAACCAAAGGGCGTGATGGTGCGGCACCTGTCGCTCAGCCATTTCATGCAGAGCATGAAAGACGCACCGGGCATGACGCAGGACGATGTGCTGGTCGCGGTCACCTCCCTGTCGTTCGACATCGCTGCCCTGGAGCTGTATCTGCCGCTGCTCAGCGGCGCGCGCCTCGTGCTGGCATCGAGGGATGTCGTGCGAAGCGGCAGTGCGCTCGGGAAACTGATGGACGACTGCGGCGCCACGGTGCTTCAGTCCACGCCCGCGGGCTGGCGGCTTCTGCGGGCTACCGGATGGAACGGCGGCCGGCTTGCGAACTTCAAGGGCCTGTGCGGCGGAGAAGCGCTGCAGGAAGACCTTGCGCAAGACCTGCGGGCGATCGGCGTCGAGCTCTGGAACATGTACGGCCCCACCGAAACGACCATCTGGTCGACGGCAGTCGAGGTTCGCGGCAAGCCTCGCATCGGCGGACCGATTGCGGCCACAACACTCCACGTGCTGGACGGATTCCTGAACCCGACGCCGGTAGGTGTGCCGGGCGAGCTGTTCCTGGGCGGCATCGGCCTGGCGCGCGGCTACTTCCAGCGCGCGGGCCTGACGTCCGAGCGCTTCATTGCGGCGAAAGACGGCCAGCGGCTGTACCGCACGGGCGACCTGGTGCGATGGAACGCTGAAGGGCAGCTGGAGTACCTGGGTCGCATCGACCATCAGGTGAAGGTGCGGGGCTTCCGCATCGAACTGGGAGAGATCGAGGCGCAGCTGCTGGCGCAGTCCGAAGTGCGCGAGGCGGTGGTGGTGGCGCGCGAAAGCGCGAGTGGCGCGTTCCTGGTCGCCTACATCGCATTGCAGACGGAGCAGGCAGTGGAGACGGCCACGCTGCGCGACCGGCTCGCGGTGGCGCTGCCCGACTACATGGTGCCGGCCGCCATCGTCGTGCTCGAGCGCCTGCCTTTGAACGGAAACGGCAAGGTCGATCGCAAGGCACTGCCAGAGGCGGAGTTCACGAGCGACCGTGCATACGAGGCGCCCGAAGGCGAGATGGAACAGAAGCTGGCTGCGATCTGGGCCGAGGTGCTGGGCGTCTCACGCGTGGGGCGGCACGACAGCTTCTTCGAGCTCGGCGGGCACTCCCTGCTGGCCGCACAACTCGCGTCGAGGGCGCGCGTCGACGGCGGTTTCGACCTGCCGTTGCGCAAGATATTCGAGCACCCAGTGCTTCGCGACCTCGCGAATGTCGCCCGGCAGACGAGGCATGGCACCTCGTTGTCCAGCCAGGCACCGGTGCTGCAACCGGTCGAGCGCGTGGCCGACATGAGGCTCTCGCCTGCGCAACAGCGCTTGTGGCTGGTGAACCGGCTGTCGGATGCGTCGACCGGCAAGCACTCGGCCTACAACATTTCAGCGGCGCTGCGGTTGTCCGGAGCGCTCGATGTCGATCTGGTGCGGGCCACGCTCGATGCCATCGTGCAGCGACACGAAGTGCTGCGGACCTGCTTCCCCGAGAACGACGACGGTGATCCCGTGGCGCGCATCGCGCCAGAGAGTGAGCTCGTCGTTCCGTTGACGGATATTTCGCACCTGTCGGGCGAGTTCCGGGCGACAGCGATGAACGACGCGCTTACCGCGCACGCGGGCACTGCGTTCGATCTGACCACCCGCCCGGCCTTTGCGGCTGCCGTGCTGCGCTTGCAGCCCGAGGAGCATGTGCTGCTGCTGTGCGTGCACCACATCGTGTTCGACGGTTGGTCGGAAGCCGTCTTCATCCAGGACTTCATGGCCCTGTATGCGGCGCTGCGGGAAGGGCGCGGCTCACCCCTTGCGCCCCTCGCGATCCAGTACGCGGACTACGCCGATTGGCACCACCGCAAGCTCGCGCAGAACCTTGCGCAAGACACCGCGTTCTGGCGCGACTACCTCGATGCCGCTCCCGCCGTTTCCACGCTCAAACCCGATCGCACCCGTCCCCCTGTGGCTTCGGTGGCGGGCGACACGGTCGGCATCGACATCGGGCGCGAACTCGCGCAGGCGCTGCAGGGCCTGGCGCAGAAGCAGAAAACCTCGCTCTATGTGTTGCTGCTGTCGGCCTTCCTGCTCGTGCTGCACCGGCAGGCCGCGTCGGACGACCTGGTGGTCGGCACCGACGTTGCAGGGCGCGACCATCCGGCGCTCGAAGACCTGATCGGCTTCTTTGTCAGCGTCGTGCCGTTGCGTTCCCGGCTCTTGCCCGAACTGCCATTCGTGCAGTGGCTTTCGACGGTCAAGGAGAGCACGCTGTCGGCCTTTGAACACCAGGACGTGCCTTTCGACCAGATCGTCGAGCTGGTCGGCGCGCCCCGCAGCCGCCAGCACAACCCGCTGGTGCAGGTGCTGTTCGTCATGCAGAACATGCCCGAAGAACGCTTCGAGATCCCGGGTGTCGTCATCGAGCCGATCGCGAAACCCGGAACGACATCGAAGTTCGACCTCGCGGTCTTCGTGAGCGAGAACGAAAGCGGCCTGCGAGCCGAGTGGACCTTTGCCTCCAGCCTGTATTTGCGCGAAACCATCGAACGCGCATCCGCCGCGTGGCGCGATCTCCTGCAGCAGGTTGTCGCGACACCCAACGGCGTGCTGGAGAGTTTCGTCATTCAATCCAACCCGGAAAGAAAAACCATGTCATCTACTTCGCCTGCGCTGGGCAAACTGCAGAAGCTCAAGAAATTCGCGGACAAGGACCGCGACATCCAGTCGGCACCGCGCTCGCCTGTGCGCACGTCCTTCCTGTCGGACCAACGGGCTTTCCCGTTGGTCATCGAGGCCACGAGCAGCGACATCGACGCGGTGGCATGGGCCCGGGAGCAGCGTGACTACATCGAGGCCAGCCTGCGCAAGCACGGCGGCATCCTGCTGCGCAATTTCGGCCTGCGCACGCCGCAGGAATTCGAGGCTTTTGCAGAAGTGATCGAGCCCGAGCTCTACGGCGGCTACGGCGATTTGCCGAAGAAGGAAGGCGGGCGCAACACCTATCGCTCGACGCCGTACCCCGAGCGCCAGATGATCCTGTATCACAACGAGAGCTCGCACCTCGACCGCTGGCCGCGCAAGCAGTGGTTCTTCTGCGAGTTGCCTTCGCCCGTGGGCGGCGCCACGCCCATCGTCGATTGCCGCGAGATGCTGCGCCATCTGCCGGTCGACATGGTGGCGGAGTTCGAGCGCAAGGAGCTGTTGTACGTGCGCACCTTCGTGCCCCGGTTCGACGTGAGTTGGCAGGACTTCTTCAAGACCGACAGCAAGGCGGAGGTCGAAGCGCGTCTCGCACTGGCCGGCACCGCCTGGCGCTGGCTGGACGAGGAAACCCTGCAGACCCGCACCCGTTGCCCGGCGGTGATTACGCACCCTGTCACGGGCGAGCGCGTTTTCTTCAACCAGATCCAGTTGCACCATGTGAGTTGCCTGGAGGCGGACGTGCGCGAAGACTTGCTGGTCATGGCGGGTGGACTGGATCGTCTGCCGCGGCACGTGACCTACGGCGACGGTACGCCGATCGACGACGAGACGATGGCGATCGTCGGTCGTGCCTACGAGGCCTGCGCCGTGCGCTTCGACTGGCGCCAGGGCGATGTGGTGATGCTCGACAACATGCTTGCGGCACACGCGCGAGACCCGTACGAGGGGCCGCGCAAGATCGTGGTCGCCATGGGCGCGATGTTCGACCGCGCTGCCCAGCAACCCGTTGTGTCCGAGGGTTGA